A genome region from Solanum pennellii chromosome 12, SPENNV200 includes the following:
- the LOC107005779 gene encoding cytochrome P450 CYP736A12-like — protein MALIWATLVIIIVYAFYELLNNIQKRKSYPPGPKGLPIIGHLHLLGKNPHQDFLKLAKTHGPLMYVRLGLVPTIIVSSADTAEKVLKTYDHIFASRPHNEAAYYLAYGQRNMISAKHGPYWRSMRKLCTQHLFSNQKINSFQSMRRQQVEVMIKSLKNGTCDHRVVVDLSAKISSLNADLTCLMVFGKKYMDEILDKRGFKALVKEVDELAATPNLGDFFPFLGVIDLQGLTRRLKDLSKVFDDFLEKIIDEHVQSGDQKQSKDFVDTMLDIMQSGEAEFQFGRSHIKAILFDMLVAAMGTSATAIEWILTELLRHPHVMKKLQKELEQVVGLEKMVKESDLEKLNYLDMVVKEGLRLHAVAPLAPHEAMEDCVVNSFHIQKGSRILINFYAVQRDPNIWPEPEKFLPERFFGSSVDIRGHDFQLLPFGSGRRSCPAMQLAIVLVQFTVAQLVHCFDWELPNGMQPSDLDVEEHFGLATSRANPLMAIPTYRLKKNA, from the exons ATGGCTTTGATATGGGCAAcacttgttattattattgtgtatGCATTTTATGAGCTGCTAAACAACATCCAGAAGAGGAAAAGTTATCCTCCAGGTCCAAAAGGACTTCCCATTATAGGACATCTTCACTTGTTAGGAAAAAATCCACACCAAGATTTCCTAAAACTAGCAAAAACACATGGTCCACTTATGTATGTTAGACTGGGACTAGTACCTACAATCATTGTCTCGTCTGCGGACACAGCGGAGAAGGTCCTCAAGACATATGATCATATCTTTGCTAGTAGACCTCACAATGAGGCAGCTTATTATTTAGCATATGGACAGAGGAATATGATATCCGCAAAGCATGGACCATACTGGCGCAGCATGCGCAAATTGTGCACTCAGCACCTTTTCAGTAACCAAAAGATCAATTCATTTCAATCTATGAGAAGGCAACAAGTTGAGGTTATGATCAAATCACTTAAAAATGGAACTTGTGATCATCGCGTTGTTGTTGATCTTAGTGCAAAGATTTCGTCTTTGAATGCTGACTTGACTTGCTTGATGGTGTTTGGAAAGAAGTACATGGATGAAATTTTGGACAAGAGGGGATTCAAAGCTCTTGTCAAAGAGGTTGACGAATTAGCAGCGACACCAAATCTTGGAGATTTTTTCCCCTTCCTCGGCGTAATTGATCTCCAGGGACTCACTCGCCGGCTCAAGGATCTTTCAAAAGTGTTTGATGACTTTCTTGAGAAGATTATCGATGAACATGTCCAGTCTGGTGACCAGAAGCAATCTAAAGACTTTGTTGACACCATGTTGGACATTATGCAATCAGGAGAAGCAGAATTTCAATTTGGCCGTAGCCATATAAAAGCTATACTCTTC GATATGTTAGTTGCAGCCATGGGCACTTCAGCAACAGCGATAGAATGGATACTAACAGAGCTTCTTCGGCATCCTCATGTGATGAAGAAACTCCAAAAAGAGTTGGAACAAGTGGTAGGACTTGAAAAAATGGTAAAAGAATCAGACTTGGAGAAGTTAAACTACTTAGACATGGTTGTAAAGGAGGGCTTGAGGCTGCATGCCGTAGCGCCACTAGCACCTCACGAGGCAATGGAAGATTGTGTAGTCAATAGCTTCCACATACAAAAAGGATCCCGTATCCTGATTAACTTCTATGCTGTTCAAAGGGATCCAAATATTTGGCCTGAACCTGAAAAGTTTTTGCCCGAGAGGTTTTTTGGGAGCAGTGTAGACATTCGTGGACATGACTTCCAACTTTTACCATTTGGCTCGGGTAGAAGAAGTTGTCCTGCAATGCAGTTGGCAATTGTCCTTGTCCAATTTACAGTGGCACAACTGGTGCATTGCTTTGATTGGGAGCTTCCAAATGGTATGCAGCCTAGTGATTTGGATGTTGAGGAGCACTTTGGGTTAGCAACAAGCAGAGCAAATCCTTTAATGGCTATTCCTACTTATAGACTAAAAAAGAATGCTTAA